The Caballeronia sp. SL2Y3 genome includes a window with the following:
- the rng gene encoding ribonuclease G: MNEEILINVTPQETRVALVQQGAVQELHVERTLSRGRVGNVYLGKVVRVLPGMQSAFIDIGLERAAFLHVADIWHPRIAGEAHGSAAHVPIEKIVFEGQALMVQVVKDPIGTKGARLSTQVSIAGRTLVYLPQEPHIGISQKIESEAEREAVRARLTAVLPADEKGGYIVRTIAEDSSSEELAADVAYLRKTWATIVTQAQRVPPTTLLYQDLNLAQRVLRDFVNDETTRIQVDSRETYQMLADFAAEFTPAVASRVHHYTGERPLFDLYNIEAEIQRALSRRVDLKSGGYLMIDQTEAMTTIDVNTGGYVGARNFDDTIFKTNLEAAHTIARQLRLRNLGGIIIIDFIDMENVEHRDQVLGELKKALSRDRTRVTVNGFSQLGLVEMTRKRTRESLAHVLCEPCPTCQGKGQVKTPRTVCYDVLREIMRESRQFNPREFRVVASQQVIDLFLEEESQHLAMLMDFIGKPVSLQVESNLSQEQYDIVLM, encoded by the coding sequence ATGAACGAAGAAATCCTGATCAACGTCACACCGCAGGAAACCCGCGTCGCACTGGTTCAGCAAGGCGCCGTTCAGGAGCTTCACGTCGAGCGCACGCTTTCGCGCGGGCGCGTCGGCAATGTGTATCTCGGCAAGGTCGTGCGCGTGTTGCCGGGCATGCAGTCCGCGTTCATCGATATCGGTCTGGAGCGCGCCGCGTTCCTTCACGTGGCCGATATCTGGCATCCGCGCATCGCGGGCGAGGCGCATGGGTCCGCCGCGCATGTTCCGATCGAGAAGATCGTGTTCGAAGGCCAGGCGCTGATGGTGCAGGTCGTGAAGGACCCCATCGGCACGAAGGGCGCGCGGCTGTCGACGCAGGTGAGCATCGCGGGACGCACCCTCGTGTATCTGCCGCAGGAGCCGCATATCGGCATCTCGCAGAAGATCGAGAGCGAGGCGGAACGCGAGGCCGTTCGCGCTCGCCTGACCGCCGTGCTGCCCGCCGACGAGAAAGGCGGCTATATCGTGCGCACCATCGCGGAAGATTCGTCGAGCGAGGAGCTGGCCGCCGATGTCGCCTATTTGCGCAAGACGTGGGCGACCATCGTGACGCAGGCGCAGCGCGTGCCGCCGACCACGCTGCTCTATCAGGATCTGAACCTCGCGCAGCGCGTGTTGCGCGATTTCGTGAACGACGAGACCACGCGCATTCAGGTCGATTCGCGCGAGACGTACCAGATGCTCGCGGACTTTGCGGCCGAGTTCACGCCCGCGGTGGCGTCGCGCGTGCATCACTACACCGGCGAGCGGCCGCTGTTCGACCTGTACAACATCGAAGCGGAGATTCAGCGGGCGCTGTCGCGGCGCGTCGATCTGAAGTCGGGCGGCTATCTGATGATCGACCAGACCGAGGCGATGACGACCATCGACGTGAACACGGGCGGTTATGTGGGCGCGCGCAATTTCGACGACACCATCTTCAAGACGAACCTCGAAGCGGCGCATACCATCGCGCGGCAACTGCGTTTGAGGAACCTGGGCGGGATCATCATCATCGACTTCATCGACATGGAGAACGTCGAGCATCGCGATCAGGTGCTGGGCGAACTCAAGAAAGCGCTGTCGCGGGATCGCACACGCGTGACGGTGAATGGCTTCTCGCAACTGGGGCTTGTCGAGATGACGCGCAAGCGCACGCGTGAATCGCTCGCGCATGTGTTGTGCGAGCCTTGCCCGACGTGTCAGGGCAAGGGGCAGGTCAAGACGCCGCGGACCGTCTGCTACGACGTGCTGCGCGAAATCATGCGCGAATCGCGGCAGTTCAATCCGCGCGAGTTTCGCGTGGTGGCGTCGCAGCAGGTCATCGACCTTTTTCTCGAGGAAGAGTCACAGCATCTCGCGATGCTGATGGATTTCATCGGGAAGCCGGTTTCGTTGCAGGTGGAGTCGAATTTGAGTCAGGAGCAGTATGACATTGTGTTGATGTAG
- a CDS encoding nucleoside triphosphate pyrophosphatase, whose product MSAHSSAYSFVYLASQSPRRQELLRQLGVPYELLLPRPDEDAEALEAELPGEAADAYVVRVCALKAKAARARLLAGGHALAPILVADTTVTIDGLILGKPLHEADAVAMLERLAGREHEVLTALAVVDAEGTLLEVALSRSTVRFAAVERAALQRYAATGEPLGKAGAYGIQGRAAAFIERIEGSYSGIMGLPLFETAALLRVARVAF is encoded by the coding sequence ATGTCCGCTCACTCCTCCGCTTACTCCTTCGTCTATCTCGCCTCGCAAAGCCCGCGCCGTCAGGAGTTGCTTCGGCAACTGGGCGTCCCATACGAACTGCTGCTGCCGCGCCCCGATGAAGACGCCGAAGCCCTCGAAGCCGAGCTTCCGGGCGAGGCCGCGGACGCCTATGTCGTGCGCGTCTGCGCGCTGAAGGCGAAAGCAGCCCGCGCGCGTTTGCTTGCCGGCGGACATGCACTCGCGCCGATTCTTGTCGCCGATACAACCGTGACCATCGACGGCCTGATTCTCGGCAAGCCTTTGCATGAAGCCGATGCGGTCGCGATGCTCGAACGCCTCGCCGGCCGCGAGCACGAAGTGCTGACCGCGCTTGCGGTCGTGGATGCCGAAGGCACGCTGCTCGAAGTGGCGCTGTCGCGTTCGACGGTGCGCTTCGCCGCTGTCGAGCGTGCTGCGCTGCAACGCTATGCCGCGACCGGCGAGCCGCTCGGCAAGGCGGGCGCGTACGGCATTCAAGGCCGCGCGGCGGCGTTCATCGAGCGAATCGAGGGGTCCTATTCGGGTATCATGGGTCTGCCCCTTTTCGAAACCGCAGCACTCTTGCGCGTGGCGCGCGTCGCATTCTAA
- the rlmH gene encoding 23S rRNA (pseudouridine(1915)-N(3))-methyltransferase RlmH, whose amino-acid sequence MKLYILAVGHKMPDWIESGFDEYAKRMPPELRIELKEIKPEQRSSGRNAESVMTAERQRIEAALPKNTRVVALDERGRDWTTMQLANALPGWQQDGRDVAFVIGGADGLAPEVKARAELMLRVSSLTLPHGMVRVLLAEQLYRAWSITQNHPYHRA is encoded by the coding sequence ATGAAGCTCTATATCCTGGCCGTCGGACACAAGATGCCCGACTGGATCGAAAGCGGGTTCGACGAGTACGCGAAGCGCATGCCGCCCGAGCTGCGCATCGAACTCAAGGAAATCAAGCCCGAGCAACGCTCGTCCGGACGCAATGCCGAGAGCGTGATGACTGCCGAGCGGCAGCGAATTGAAGCCGCCTTGCCGAAGAACACGCGCGTGGTCGCGCTCGACGAACGCGGCCGCGACTGGACCACGATGCAACTCGCGAACGCCCTGCCCGGCTGGCAGCAGGACGGGCGCGATGTCGCGTTCGTGATTGGCGGCGCGGACGGCCTCGCGCCCGAAGTGAAGGCGCGCGCCGAACTGATGTTGCGCGTCTCCAGCCTCACGCTGCCTCACGGCATGGTTCGCGTGCTGCTGGCCGAACAGCTTTACCGCGCGTGGAGCATCACGCAGAATCATCCCTACCATCGCGCGTGA
- the rsfS gene encoding ribosome silencing factor gives MELQKLQRAIIDGLEDVKAQDIKVFNTSHLTSLFDRVVVASGTSNRQTKALANSVREKVKEAGGDIISTEGEEIGEWVLVDCGDAVVHILQPALRQYYNLEEVWGDKPVRVKLQKPNMFGGASVTDDEDEDEEDAPAVKRPARKTARKQA, from the coding sequence ATGGAACTTCAAAAGCTGCAACGCGCGATCATCGACGGTCTGGAAGACGTCAAGGCGCAAGACATCAAGGTGTTCAACACGAGCCACCTGACGTCGCTGTTCGACCGCGTGGTCGTGGCGAGCGGGACGTCGAACCGGCAGACCAAGGCGCTTGCGAACAGCGTGCGCGAAAAGGTCAAGGAAGCGGGTGGCGACATCATCAGCACGGAAGGCGAAGAGATCGGCGAATGGGTGCTGGTCGACTGCGGCGACGCGGTCGTTCATATCCTGCAACCGGCGCTGCGCCAGTACTACAACCTCGAGGAAGTCTGGGGCGACAAGCCCGTGCGCGTGAAGCTGCAAAAGCCGAACATGTTCGGCGGCGCGAGCGTGACCGACGACGAGGACGAAGACGAAGAAGACGCGCCCGCGGTGAAACGCCCGGCGCGCAAGACCGCGCGCAAGCAGGCCTGA
- a CDS encoding nicotinate-nucleotide adenylyltransferase yields MAVISAATPGAPCEKRVGLLGGTFDPIHNGHLALARRFAALLQLTELVLLPAGQPWQKAGVSAPHHRLAMTRAAAQSLDFGGTKITVATDEIERDGPTYTVDTLAQWREREGAGASLSLLIGADQLVKLDSWHDWKRLFDYAHICVEARPGFDMRVLPEEVAKEVAARRASADVLCASPCGHVLIDESLSIDVSATAIREHARAQDGTRELRAQVPSAVWDYIVQHHLYRTR; encoded by the coding sequence ATGGCTGTGATCTCCGCCGCCACTCCGGGCGCGCCGTGCGAGAAGCGCGTCGGCCTGCTCGGCGGCACGTTCGATCCGATTCACAACGGACATCTCGCGCTCGCCCGGCGCTTCGCCGCACTTTTGCAACTGACCGAACTCGTGCTGCTGCCGGCCGGCCAGCCGTGGCAGAAGGCGGGCGTCTCGGCGCCGCATCATCGGCTGGCGATGACGCGCGCGGCGGCGCAATCGCTCGATTTCGGCGGCACGAAAATTACCGTCGCGACCGATGAAATCGAGCGCGACGGCCCCACTTACACCGTCGACACGCTCGCTCAGTGGCGCGAGCGCGAAGGCGCGGGGGCGTCGCTTTCGCTTCTGATCGGCGCCGATCAGCTGGTGAAGCTCGATTCATGGCACGACTGGAAGCGGCTCTTCGACTACGCGCACATTTGCGTCGAGGCGCGGCCGGGCTTCGATATGCGCGTGCTGCCCGAAGAAGTCGCGAAGGAAGTGGCCGCGCGCCGCGCGTCGGCGGACGTGCTCTGCGCGAGTCCGTGCGGTCATGTGCTGATCGACGAATCACTGTCCATCGACGTCTCCGCCACGGCGATCCGCGAGCACGCTCGCGCGCAAGACGGCACGCGCGAACTGCGCGCTCAGGTCCCTTCCGCCGTATGGGACTATATTGTTCAACATCACCTGTACCGGACACGGTAA
- the hemF gene encoding oxygen-dependent coproporphyrinogen oxidase, with translation MSEPKRSADREAQRDASHDIAAVRDYLTGLQTRIADTLGAFDGTPFATDAWTREPGAHLRGGGVTRILEGGGFFERAGIGFSDVAGDALPPSASAARPQLAGRGFEALGVSLVMHPRNPHCPTVHMNVRMLTAVAPGEAPIFWFGGGMDLTPIYGYEEDAVHFHRVCREALQPFGADLYPRFKTWCDEYFTLKHRNEQRGIGGIFFDDFSEPGFERSFAMMQSVGDAFLDAYLPIIERRRDTPYTERERDFQAYRRGRYVEFNLVFDRGTHFGLQSGGRTESILMSMPPVANWRYDWQPEPGTPEARLYRDFLVRREWL, from the coding sequence ATGAGTGAACCGAAACGCAGCGCGGACCGCGAGGCACAAAGAGACGCATCGCACGATATCGCGGCGGTGCGCGACTATCTGACGGGCCTGCAAACGCGCATCGCCGACACGCTCGGCGCGTTCGACGGCACGCCCTTCGCCACCGACGCCTGGACCCGCGAGCCGGGCGCGCATCTGCGCGGCGGCGGCGTGACGCGCATTCTCGAAGGCGGCGGGTTTTTCGAGCGGGCCGGCATCGGTTTCTCGGACGTCGCGGGCGACGCCCTGCCGCCTTCGGCCAGCGCGGCGCGTCCGCAGCTGGCAGGCCGCGGCTTCGAGGCGCTCGGCGTCTCGCTCGTCATGCATCCGCGCAATCCGCACTGCCCGACCGTGCACATGAACGTGCGCATGCTGACGGCCGTTGCGCCCGGCGAAGCGCCGATCTTCTGGTTCGGCGGCGGCATGGACCTCACGCCCATCTACGGTTACGAGGAAGACGCGGTGCATTTTCATCGCGTATGCCGGGAAGCGCTGCAACCCTTCGGCGCGGACTTGTACCCGCGCTTCAAGACGTGGTGCGACGAGTACTTCACCCTGAAGCATCGGAACGAACAGCGCGGCATCGGCGGGATCTTTTTCGATGATTTCTCCGAGCCCGGCTTCGAGCGTTCCTTCGCGATGATGCAAAGCGTCGGCGATGCGTTTCTGGACGCGTATCTGCCGATCATCGAGCGGCGGCGCGACACGCCGTACACCGAGCGCGAGCGCGATTTTCAGGCCTACCGGCGCGGGCGCTACGTCGAATTCAATCTCGTCTTCGATCGCGGCACGCATTTCGGTCTGCAGAGCGGCGGCCGCACCGAGTCCATTCTCATGTCGATGCCGCCGGTCGCGAACTGGCGCTACGACTGGCAACCGGAGCCCGGCACGCCGGAAGCGCGGCTGTACCGGGACTTTCTGGTGCGCCGCGAATGGCTGTGA